The DNA sequence ATGTGCGGCAACACCGTTATGTGTCAACCCATCCTGTTATTCCAACATGAGGCGCGTCCTACATCGGAATGTTTCGCTCTCGTCCGGACAGCGTCCACATGTAAAGTTCCCTAAGTTGCAAGGCGGTGGGAATTATAATAAAGTGGAGATGAATCCAAAAAAAGGAGTGAACAAGATGAACCGTTGGGAGAAGGAATTGGACAAATACGCCGAACTGGCGGTGAAAGTCGGGGTGAACATTCAGCCCGGGCAGACGCTGTTCGTCAACGCCCCGCTCGAAGCGGCGCCGCTCGTCCGCAAAATCGCCAAAACCGCGTACGAAACCGGGGCGAAACACGTGTATGTCGAGTGGAACGACGAGGCGCTTACATACATTAAATTTCACCACGCCCCAGAAGAAGCGTTTTCCGAATATCCGATGTGGCGGGCAAGAGCGATGGAAGAACTCGCCGAACAAGGCGCTGCCTTTTTATCCATTCACGCCCCGAATCCGGACTTGTTAAAAGACGTCGATCCAAAGCGGATCGCGACCGCCAATAAAACAGCAGCGCAAGCGCTCGCCAACTACCGGAGCGCCATTATGGCCGACCGGAACTGCTGGTCGCTCATTTCCGTCCCCACACCGGCGTGGGCGCAAAAAGTATTTGGCGATCTGCGCGATGAAGAAGCCATCGACAAATTATGGGAAGCGATTTTCCGCATCACCCGCATCGACCAAGACGATCCGATCGCTGCCTGGCGCGAACATAACGACCGGCTCGCCCGCATCGTCGATTACTTAAACAACAAGCAATACAAACAGCTCGTTTACGAAGCGCCAGGCACCAATCTCACAGTCGAGCTCGTCGACGGGCACGTCTGGCACGGCGGCGCGGCGACGAGTCAAAGCGGCGTGCGC is a window from the Geobacillus stearothermophilus ATCC 12980 genome containing:
- a CDS encoding aminopeptidase, which produces MNRWEKELDKYAELAVKVGVNIQPGQTLFVNAPLEAAPLVRKIAKTAYETGAKHVYVEWNDEALTYIKFHHAPEEAFSEYPMWRARAMEELAEQGAAFLSIHAPNPDLLKDVDPKRIATANKTAAQALANYRSAIMADRNCWSLISVPTPAWAQKVFGDLRDEEAIDKLWEAIFRITRIDQDDPIAAWREHNDRLARIVDYLNNKQYKQLVYEAPGTNLTVELVDGHVWHGGAATSQSGVRFNPNIPTEEVFTMPHKDGVNGTVRNTKPLNYNGNVIDGFTLTFKDGQVVDFSAEQGYETLKHLLDTDDGARRLGEVALVPHQSPVSLSNLIFYNTLFDENAACHLALGKAYPTNIENGASLSKEELDRRGVNDSLVHVDFMIGSADLNIDGVTKDGKREPIFRSGNWAFELA